In one Brevibacillus composti genomic region, the following are encoded:
- a CDS encoding M23 family metallopeptidase: MIQQLSGLMLVATVLFSTGTSQVGKEITEQAQSATRQSQLAVVPSTSSPGDVLLAKSRQPATVTFFQKSYRLQPSKGEYVRFIPVPFDAKPGTHTIQTQDRIYESTITIIPKQFQVDRLTVSQKLNQMRQDTARINADQQKINAARSKSADSAYFTDKFLWPAEGRITTPYGYQRVVNGVPANRHAAIDIANKTGTPIIAANHGRVVLADSLYLTGNTVIIDHGLQVFSIYAHMSKIEVKTGDEVKAGQQIGQIGSTGFSTGPHLHFGMLIGNTYVNPQPFLEASPFLWE, encoded by the coding sequence ATGATTCAGCAGCTTTCCGGTCTGATGCTGGTAGCTACCGTTCTATTTTCTACGGGGACAAGCCAAGTGGGAAAAGAGATAACAGAACAGGCCCAATCGGCGACCCGGCAGTCCCAGCTTGCGGTAGTCCCTTCAACTTCCAGTCCTGGCGACGTTCTGCTCGCAAAAAGCAGGCAGCCCGCCACGGTCACCTTCTTCCAGAAATCGTACCGGCTCCAGCCTTCTAAAGGAGAATATGTACGGTTTATTCCGGTTCCATTTGACGCAAAGCCTGGAACCCACACGATACAAACTCAGGATCGCATATACGAATCAACGATTACGATCATTCCGAAACAATTTCAGGTGGATCGGCTCACGGTCTCGCAAAAGCTGAACCAGATGAGACAAGACACAGCGAGAATCAACGCCGACCAGCAGAAGATCAACGCCGCCCGCTCCAAGTCGGCGGATAGTGCGTACTTTACGGACAAGTTCTTGTGGCCTGCGGAAGGCCGCATTACAACCCCTTATGGATATCAACGAGTGGTGAACGGCGTGCCGGCCAATCGACATGCAGCCATAGACATCGCCAACAAAACGGGAACGCCGATCATCGCGGCCAATCACGGCCGAGTAGTCCTCGCAGATTCTTTGTATTTGACTGGCAATACGGTGATTATCGACCATGGCCTCCAGGTATTTTCCATCTACGCACACATGTCCAAAATCGAGGTAAAGACAGGCGATGAAGTCAAAGCCGGACAGCAAATCGGACAGATTGGAAGTACAGGCTTTTCGACGGGACCTCATCTGCATTTTGGCATGCTGATCGGAAATACCTACGTCAATCCGCAGCCATTCCTGGAAGCATCGCCGTTCCTCTGGGAGTGA
- a CDS encoding D-alanyl-D-alanine carboxypeptidase family protein produces the protein MRNILMYLLAVACLFSGSVVKPAMAQAGSAVLTPEEINGESAILIDAKSGQILFEKNAHARLFPASITKIATGIYAIENGKPDDIVTVSKRARWEEGTRVYLAEGEQVTLEKLEYGLLMNSGNDAATAIAEHLGGTVEHFADLMNAYLKEKVGVEETHFTNASGLHDPDHYTTAADMAKIAQYAMKNEKFREIVATQRLPWDGLEWKTVVINHNKLLRNYEGATGIKNGFTDQARNTLVGSAKRGDSEFIAVTMKAGSSNYTYKDVTAMLDYAFAHYETKQIASMGQTFTRPVSSGQPDQTGDTVSFTAESDLYATVPIGVEPETEVTAGGQLIVRAGELSRTYALKKKEEPRVAAAASGGETQPSSSPSGWRYGILFTWLGLNLFLVMYVIARARKRRRERIRHIPRRANWS, from the coding sequence ATGCGCAATATACTCATGTACCTGCTCGCCGTGGCGTGTCTCTTTTCCGGTTCCGTTGTCAAGCCGGCAATGGCCCAGGCGGGGAGTGCTGTCTTGACACCGGAAGAGATCAACGGAGAGTCCGCCATCTTGATCGATGCGAAAAGCGGTCAGATTTTATTCGAAAAGAACGCGCACGCGAGGCTTTTTCCGGCAAGCATCACCAAGATCGCGACGGGCATCTACGCCATAGAGAACGGAAAGCCGGATGATATTGTTACCGTTTCCAAACGGGCCCGCTGGGAAGAGGGGACGCGCGTCTACCTTGCCGAAGGAGAGCAGGTAACGCTGGAAAAGCTGGAGTACGGCTTGCTGATGAACTCGGGAAATGATGCAGCGACCGCGATAGCCGAACATCTGGGTGGCACCGTGGAGCATTTTGCCGATCTGATGAATGCCTACCTCAAAGAAAAGGTAGGCGTTGAAGAGACGCATTTTACGAATGCCTCCGGTCTGCATGATCCGGATCATTACACCACGGCGGCGGATATGGCCAAAATTGCCCAGTACGCCATGAAAAACGAAAAGTTCCGCGAGATTGTCGCTACTCAGCGTTTGCCCTGGGACGGACTCGAGTGGAAAACCGTGGTGATCAACCACAATAAGCTGCTGCGCAATTACGAGGGTGCGACCGGCATCAAGAACGGCTTCACCGATCAGGCGCGTAACACGCTGGTCGGCTCAGCCAAGCGGGGAGACTCCGAATTTATTGCGGTAACGATGAAAGCCGGTTCTAGCAACTATACTTATAAAGATGTCACGGCGATGCTCGATTACGCATTCGCCCATTACGAAACCAAACAGATCGCCAGCATGGGTCAAACCTTTACGCGCCCGGTTTCCAGCGGTCAGCCGGACCAAACGGGGGATACCGTCAGCTTCACGGCTGAATCCGACTTGTATGCGACGGTTCCAATAGGTGTGGAGCCGGAAACGGAAGTCACCGCGGGTGGTCAGCTGATCGTGCGGGCGGGGGAACTTTCCCGTACCTATGCCCTGAAGAAAAAAGAAGAGCCACGCGTGGCCGCAGCCGCCAGCGGAGGGGAGACCCAGCCATCATCATCACCATCAGGATGGCGATACGGGATCCTGTTCACCTGGCTGGGGCTCAATCTCTTTTTGGTCATGTACGTCATCGCACGGGCGCGGAAGCGTCGGCGTGAGCGCATCCGTCACATTCCCCGGCGGGCAAACTGGTCCTAG
- a CDS encoding alpha/beta-type small acid-soluble spore protein has product MANNNSGNTNNLLVPQANAALDQLKYEIAAEFGVNLGADTTSRQNGSVGGEITKRLVSFAEQQLAGRA; this is encoded by the coding sequence ATGGCGAACAACAACTCTGGAAACACCAACAATCTGTTAGTTCCTCAAGCAAACGCAGCCCTGGATCAACTGAAGTATGAGATCGCTGCTGAATTCGGCGTAAATCTGGGCGCTGACACCACCTCTCGTCAAAACGGTTCTGTAGGTGGAGAAATTACGAAACGTCTGGTTAGCTTTGCTGAACAACAACTGGCTGGCCGCGCTTAA
- a CDS encoding 5'-3' exonuclease → MSDRHKILLIDGMSFLFRAFYASAWTGGYRQTSQGVYTNAVYGFTKMMLDYIDLTRPSHVAVGWDVAARETLVRSQWYDGYKSNRAAPPEELIPQFDLVKEVTDAFSVPNLGCPGYEGDDVLGTLSTMLAEEGHQVVIATGDYDSLQLISGQVSVKVLKNGGKHEHYTPESLLATKGIKPEQVVDIKALMGDASDCIPGCPGIGEKTAHKLISEHQNLDNLYSRLDACTPKLREKLEQNRDQVYLSQKLATIIRDVPISYDHDEARWEYEDGRVREKLEELEFGRTLLSRI, encoded by the coding sequence GTGAGTGATCGTCATAAAATACTGCTTATCGATGGGATGAGCTTTTTGTTTCGCGCCTTTTACGCTTCCGCCTGGACCGGAGGCTACCGCCAAACCTCACAGGGCGTCTATACCAATGCTGTCTACGGATTTACCAAAATGATGCTCGACTATATCGATCTGACCCGCCCCTCGCATGTAGCCGTCGGCTGGGATGTGGCCGCGAGAGAGACGCTCGTCCGCAGCCAGTGGTACGATGGCTACAAGTCCAACCGGGCCGCGCCGCCGGAGGAACTGATCCCGCAATTTGACCTGGTCAAAGAGGTGACGGACGCTTTTTCCGTTCCCAACTTAGGTTGCCCCGGATATGAGGGAGATGATGTACTAGGAACGCTGAGCACCATGCTGGCAGAAGAAGGACATCAGGTCGTCATCGCGACCGGTGACTACGACAGCCTGCAATTGATCTCAGGCCAGGTGAGCGTCAAGGTCTTGAAAAACGGCGGCAAGCATGAGCATTACACCCCGGAAAGCCTGCTCGCCACAAAAGGGATCAAGCCGGAGCAGGTGGTTGACATCAAAGCATTGATGGGCGACGCTTCGGACTGCATCCCCGGCTGTCCGGGGATCGGGGAAAAAACCGCTCACAAGCTGATCAGTGAGCATCAAAATCTGGACAATTTGTACAGCCGGCTGGATGCCTGCACGCCGAAGCTGCGGGAAAAGCTGGAGCAGAACCGCGATCAGGTCTACCTGAGCCAAAAATTGGCAACGATTATCCGTGATGTACCGATTTCATACGACCATGATGAAGCGCGCTGGGAATATGAAGACGGGCGCGTCCGCGAAAAATTGGAAGAGCTCGAGTTCGGCCGCACATTGCTGAGCCGCATCTAG
- a CDS encoding protein adenylyltransferase SelO → MTETKTRTETGWDFDNSYARLPEFFFSKQDPTPVRSPKLVILNETLAADLGLNAQALQSDEGTAVFAGNQIPAGASPLAQAYAGHQFGHFTMLGDGRAILLGEQITPAGDRFDIQLKGSGVTPYSRRGDGRAALGPMLREYIISEAMHALTIPTTRSLAVVTTGEVVYRETMLPGAILTRVAASHLRVGTFQYAAKWGTQEDLRALADYTIQRHYPEVAESDNRYLSLLQEVIKRQAELIAKWQLVGFIHGVMNTDNMAISGETIDYGPCAFMDTYDPATVFSSIDTQGRYAYGNQPYIAAWNLARFAETLLPLIDEDVDRAIERAEEAINDFPSQFHRHWLEGMRAKLGLFHEEPEDEALVKELLTMMQEHRADYTNTFLGLTFDKPEDTALFGADNFKEWQEKWQARRSRQPESLDDSRQLMRNSNPGVIPRNHRVEEALEAAVHRGDNSVMERLLDVLSKPYAHSPEQAAYATLPADTSCPYRTFCGT, encoded by the coding sequence ATGACAGAGACAAAAACTCGAACAGAAACAGGATGGGACTTTGACAACAGCTATGCGCGCCTCCCTGAGTTCTTTTTTTCCAAACAGGACCCCACCCCTGTCCGTTCACCAAAGCTGGTCATTCTAAATGAAACGCTCGCCGCAGATCTCGGCTTGAATGCCCAGGCGCTGCAAAGCGATGAGGGGACGGCGGTATTCGCGGGCAACCAGATACCCGCAGGCGCTTCGCCGCTGGCGCAAGCCTACGCCGGGCATCAATTCGGCCATTTTACCATGTTGGGCGATGGCCGTGCGATCCTGCTCGGCGAACAGATCACACCCGCAGGTGACCGATTCGATATTCAATTGAAGGGCTCAGGGGTTACCCCTTATTCGCGCAGGGGGGACGGGCGAGCCGCCCTCGGACCGATGCTGCGCGAGTACATCATCAGCGAAGCGATGCATGCCCTTACCATCCCGACTACCCGCAGCCTGGCGGTGGTGACCACCGGTGAAGTCGTATACCGTGAGACGATGCTCCCTGGCGCCATCCTGACCCGCGTCGCGGCCAGCCATCTGCGCGTCGGCACTTTCCAATACGCCGCCAAATGGGGCACGCAGGAGGATCTGCGGGCATTGGCAGATTACACGATCCAAAGGCATTACCCCGAGGTTGCGGAAAGCGACAACCGCTATCTCTCGCTTCTGCAGGAAGTGATCAAGCGCCAAGCCGAACTTATCGCCAAATGGCAGCTGGTCGGCTTCATCCACGGGGTCATGAACACAGACAATATGGCCATAAGCGGCGAAACCATCGACTATGGACCTTGCGCGTTCATGGATACCTACGATCCCGCTACCGTATTCAGTTCGATTGACACCCAAGGCCGCTATGCCTACGGCAATCAGCCGTATATTGCGGCATGGAATCTCGCCCGATTTGCCGAGACGCTGCTGCCGCTGATAGACGAAGATGTCGACCGGGCAATCGAACGCGCGGAAGAGGCGATTAACGATTTTCCCAGTCAGTTTCATCGACATTGGCTCGAGGGGATGAGAGCAAAGCTGGGACTTTTCCACGAAGAGCCGGAGGACGAGGCGCTCGTCAAAGAGCTCCTCACGATGATGCAGGAGCATCGGGCGGATTACACCAATACATTCCTCGGACTGACGTTTGACAAGCCAGAGGATACGGCTTTGTTTGGCGCCGATAATTTTAAAGAGTGGCAGGAGAAGTGGCAGGCGCGAAGAAGCAGGCAGCCGGAGTCGTTGGACGATTCCCGCCAACTGATGCGAAACAGCAATCCTGGGGTCATCCCGCGCAACCATCGCGTAGAAGAAGCCCTGGAGGCGGCAGTACACAGGGGCGACAACAGCGTCATGGAGCGTCTGCTTGACGTGCTGTCCAAGCCTTATGCGCACTCTCCGGAACAGGCAGCGTACGCAACCCTGCCAGCGGACACGTCTTGTCCGTATCGAACCTTTTGCGGTACCTGA
- a CDS encoding GTP pyrophosphokinase — protein sequence MKTTQVPNRVLNSLVHFLAPYEQAVDELKLKLKGIKYGFLKRGGYSPIEFVVGRVKKVDSLLKKAQEKGLDFTSTNWQEEIAREITDIAGLRVVCRYVDDVLEVKQLLQEREDIVIHDIKDYIASPKESGYRSIHMIASYTVYHGSEKITLLCEIQIRTLGMNFWATNEHELRYKYAGNIPQNVLDQLYEASLITHQLDVLMNNLRQEILAPQAVDLTLEEKLEEIFSLYVKQDYESAAALYREHVSGFEQAFQENPKFKMIYDLLGKRLR from the coding sequence ATGAAGACGACACAAGTACCCAACCGGGTATTGAACAGCCTAGTTCATTTTTTGGCACCATATGAACAGGCTGTCGATGAATTGAAACTGAAGCTAAAAGGGATCAAATACGGTTTTTTAAAGCGGGGAGGGTATTCCCCGATCGAGTTTGTCGTGGGTCGCGTCAAAAAAGTGGACAGCCTTTTGAAAAAGGCACAGGAAAAGGGTTTGGATTTTACCAGCACGAATTGGCAGGAAGAGATTGCTAGAGAAATTACGGATATTGCGGGCTTGCGGGTGGTTTGCCGCTATGTCGACGATGTGCTGGAAGTCAAGCAGCTCTTGCAGGAGCGGGAAGACATAGTCATCCACGACATCAAGGACTACATCGCATCGCCAAAAGAGTCCGGGTATCGCAGCATTCACATGATTGCTTCTTATACGGTTTATCATGGCAGCGAAAAGATCACGCTGCTTTGTGAAATACAGATTCGGACTCTGGGAATGAATTTCTGGGCGACCAATGAGCACGAACTGCGCTACAAATACGCCGGAAACATCCCGCAAAACGTGCTGGACCAACTGTACGAAGCTTCTTTGATCACACACCAGCTGGACGTGTTGATGAACAATCTGCGCCAAGAAATCTTGGCTCCGCAGGCGGTTGATTTGACGCTGGAAGAAAAGTTGGAAGAGATTTTCTCTTTGTATGTGAAGCAAGATTATGAATCCGCTGCTGCTTTATACCGCGAACACGTCAGCGGATTTGAACAAGCGTTTCAGGAGAATCCTAAGTTCAAAATGATTTACGATTTGCTGGGAAAACGTCTCCGCTAA
- a CDS encoding AAA family ATPase: protein MLKVIQLQQKMDQAIEILERRFLERSELIRLLMLGIMSGENALLIGPPGTAKSQLARSISKLFGSEHWFEYLLTRFTTPDEIFGPVSLQQLKADQYVRKTAGYLPSAQFAFLDEIFKANSAILNSLLSILHERIYFNGKEKESVPLLFLVAASNELPDEDEQLTALYDRFLIRYEVGYLQHASSYEKMFHLPAAEIPVVFSLYDVRDVQAAARDVTISEGLIYFLYSLKKDLEEKEHLISDRRWNKIVHVWKTSAVLNGRDHVSIWDTVYTPHMLWDVPEDLPVLRELFEKRFTEQVKAELESDLPLRKYQQIAQRWLEKESELHAFQFKKEIGHKLGKEKAEQYVALLEQCRMELEETARELRNRLLDAQQREQNMNSFVREKNRLIIEQEKYALKYVHLRVEGERILQMLQGVYRTVFDREIAGADYDYTL from the coding sequence ATGCTGAAAGTGATCCAGCTGCAACAAAAAATGGACCAAGCCATCGAAATACTGGAGCGTCGTTTTCTTGAGCGAAGCGAATTGATCCGTCTGCTCATGCTCGGCATTATGAGCGGAGAAAATGCCCTGTTGATCGGACCGCCGGGCACCGCCAAATCACAGCTCGCCCGCTCCATTTCCAAACTCTTCGGATCGGAACACTGGTTTGAATACTTGCTGACCCGTTTTACCACACCGGACGAGATCTTCGGTCCGGTATCTTTGCAGCAGTTAAAAGCGGATCAATACGTGCGAAAGACGGCCGGGTATCTGCCCTCCGCCCAATTCGCCTTTCTCGATGAAATTTTCAAGGCAAACAGCGCCATTCTCAATTCTCTGCTCTCCATTTTGCACGAGCGCATCTACTTTAATGGCAAAGAGAAAGAAAGCGTCCCGCTGCTTTTTCTCGTCGCCGCCTCCAATGAACTGCCGGATGAGGACGAGCAGTTGACGGCCTTGTACGACCGTTTTCTCATCCGCTATGAAGTAGGCTACCTGCAGCACGCATCCAGCTATGAGAAGATGTTCCATCTCCCGGCTGCGGAAATACCGGTGGTCTTTTCTCTCTACGATGTAAGAGACGTGCAAGCCGCCGCCCGAGACGTCACCATCTCCGAAGGCTTGATCTACTTCCTGTACAGCCTGAAAAAAGACCTGGAGGAAAAAGAGCATCTTATCTCGGACAGAAGATGGAACAAAATCGTCCATGTCTGGAAGACATCCGCCGTGCTCAATGGCCGCGATCATGTCTCGATCTGGGATACCGTCTATACGCCGCACATGCTCTGGGATGTGCCGGAGGATTTGCCTGTTCTGCGGGAACTGTTTGAAAAGCGGTTTACCGAACAGGTAAAAGCGGAGCTGGAGTCGGATTTGCCGCTCCGCAAATACCAGCAAATCGCGCAGCGCTGGCTGGAGAAAGAATCGGAGCTGCACGCCTTTCAGTTCAAAAAGGAGATCGGCCACAAACTGGGCAAGGAAAAGGCGGAGCAGTATGTCGCCTTGCTGGAGCAATGCCGCATGGAACTGGAAGAAACGGCTCGCGAGCTGCGAAATCGCTTGCTGGACGCGCAGCAGCGCGAGCAAAACATGAACAGCTTTGTCCGCGAGAAAAACCGTTTGATTATTGAACAGGAAAAATACGCATTGAAATACGTCCATTTGCGCGTGGAGGGCGAGAGGATCCTGCAAATGCTGCAAGGGGTGTATCGGACGGTGTTTGACAGAGAGATTGCGGGCGCCGACTATGATTACACCCTCTAA
- a CDS encoding glycosyltransferase family 2 protein, which yields MDDETAAIPEVSVVIPARNEGKRIVRVIEEARKVSPSIEIIVVSNGIQDETTKLALEAGVRVIEGYQSLGYDVGRAVGAYFAKGNVLLFLDADFVVPAKKLMPYVQAVQSGWDIALNAYSGFATKHRIHPTSMAKRLLNHIVGRPDLRGSSMTTVPHAMSRKALQTIGWKELAVPPKAHVKAILVGLSITRVSLINTAKVNRRRIGRTENVRELVLGDHAEAIGYVLKQKGNRAGYTDMERKRQLLHIPGHFHLRSVLREEPMQGERGDWRGYPDR from the coding sequence ATGGACGACGAGACAGCTGCAATTCCAGAGGTTTCTGTTGTCATTCCAGCGCGTAATGAAGGAAAGCGTATCGTCCGCGTCATCGAGGAAGCAAGAAAAGTATCCCCCTCGATTGAGATCATTGTCGTATCCAACGGCATCCAGGATGAGACGACAAAACTGGCTCTGGAAGCGGGCGTCCGGGTGATCGAAGGATACCAGTCCCTGGGGTATGATGTAGGGCGAGCCGTCGGCGCCTACTTCGCGAAAGGGAACGTTTTGTTATTCCTGGACGCCGACTTCGTCGTGCCGGCGAAAAAGCTGATGCCCTACGTCCAGGCAGTCCAAAGCGGCTGGGACATCGCGCTAAACGCGTATTCCGGATTTGCGACCAAACACCGGATACACCCCACCTCCATGGCCAAACGGCTGCTCAATCACATTGTCGGCAGACCGGATCTGAGGGGCAGCTCCATGACGACCGTGCCCCATGCCATGAGCCGCAAAGCCTTGCAGACGATCGGCTGGAAGGAACTCGCGGTCCCCCCCAAGGCGCATGTGAAAGCAATCCTCGTAGGTTTGTCGATCACGCGGGTCAGCCTCATCAATACCGCAAAGGTAAACCGGAGGCGGATTGGACGGACCGAAAATGTAAGGGAATTGGTGCTCGGCGACCATGCCGAAGCCATCGGATATGTATTGAAGCAAAAGGGGAATCGCGCGGGTTATACGGATATGGAGCGAAAACGCCAGTTATTACACATTCCCGGGCATTTTCATCTGCGGTCGGTATTGCGAGAAGAGCCGATGCAAGGAGAAAGGGGAGATTGGCGTGGTTACCCGGATCGTTAA
- a CDS encoding YdeI/OmpD-associated family protein, whose product MSELAKKLRIKEGHQVLLLNPPSGYGAELLLLPEDARLEVLTAPETNVRERVKEGADALLLFVHGIEELESWAPVALSAITPEGLLWIAYPKQSSKIKTDLNRDKGWEPITRAGYEGVAMISIDATWSAVRFRPVELVKSTRSTRASKSRSTAAAAEAKAPEERVVTVPEDMQAALAQRPEALAFFEQLSYTNRKEYVRWVTEAKREETRNSRIQKTLERLQLGLKNPWVKS is encoded by the coding sequence ATGTCAGAACTGGCAAAAAAACTGCGGATCAAAGAAGGACACCAGGTGCTTTTGCTAAACCCGCCCAGCGGATATGGCGCGGAGCTGCTCCTCCTGCCGGAAGATGCCCGCCTGGAGGTCCTGACCGCACCTGAGACAAATGTGCGGGAGCGTGTAAAGGAAGGTGCGGACGCCCTGCTCCTCTTCGTCCATGGCATCGAAGAGCTGGAGAGCTGGGCTCCGGTTGCCTTATCGGCAATTACTCCGGAAGGGCTCTTGTGGATCGCCTATCCGAAACAAAGCTCCAAAATCAAGACCGATCTCAACCGCGACAAAGGCTGGGAGCCGATCACCCGCGCCGGGTACGAGGGCGTCGCGATGATCTCGATCGATGCGACGTGGTCGGCCGTCCGGTTTCGACCCGTCGAGCTGGTCAAGTCCACCCGCTCCACGCGTGCATCGAAGAGCAGGTCTACAGCCGCTGCCGCAGAAGCCAAAGCGCCTGAGGAACGCGTCGTGACCGTGCCCGAGGATATGCAGGCAGCTCTCGCCCAACGGCCGGAGGCACTCGCTTTTTTTGAGCAGCTGTCCTACACCAACCGCAAGGAGTACGTCCGCTGGGTGACCGAAGCCAAAAGGGAAGAAACGCGAAACAGCCGCATCCAAAAAACATTGGAACGGCTGCAGCTCGGTTTGAAAAATCCCTGGGTGAAGAGCTAA
- a CDS encoding vWA domain-containing protein — protein sequence MIIRASRVDRYVFDGLCYSSQAAKEWMEEARKQAAWFSRELLADFFMCFFLPAPEVDHTQEAAPFHRWMVQTLRKQYFYQTIHPRTIGQESASFKTAIKALMWLTQSFAEEVKRREREQQLSPLVAGLGKEQGAEGSEQARFSEFLSEKQISQLQLMGYTLQQGKRLVEDKQEAADSKPLVEAEIQSLKQRIQDMREEMRVQFTKRSKLLQKVKKLEEELAQREKQYERLSRQEREAIEQFEQELGQWLERSLKETLADEEVDTSFVQELLTASQRFANRRWGSDLGKLRRQTLEQYLKWIEKLKRHPDLLAFLEEVGRNVHHFRMKRKELRTRRLPDEYDDLRQSGDIAHMLPSEAALLADPDYENYFYLKWLEQKLMTYDTAGWQEEEPKGPVICMLDTSHSMKGSKLRLAQIFVMTFAAISLLEKRDFLLILFGAKGELNEQALYYRRPDWPAFYSLAQMAFGGGTHFDAPMKRAIRVIDEQRQFQRADLVMVTDGIGGISPYVRDMLAESGRKKHLRLHTLIVGSARQHLAQTYDILGVSHQVRFAATWDMTGEEQTGLLLDVFASRQAQAAT from the coding sequence ATGATCATCCGTGCAAGCAGGGTAGATCGCTATGTATTTGACGGACTCTGCTACTCGTCGCAAGCAGCGAAGGAGTGGATGGAGGAAGCGCGGAAACAGGCTGCCTGGTTTTCTCGCGAGCTGTTGGCCGACTTTTTCATGTGCTTTTTCTTGCCTGCGCCTGAGGTGGATCATACGCAGGAAGCGGCGCCGTTTCACCGCTGGATGGTGCAGACGCTGCGCAAACAGTATTTTTACCAGACGATTCACCCACGGACGATCGGGCAGGAGAGCGCATCGTTTAAGACGGCGATCAAGGCGTTGATGTGGCTGACCCAGAGCTTTGCCGAGGAGGTAAAGCGGCGGGAGCGGGAGCAGCAGCTGTCGCCGTTGGTAGCGGGCCTGGGAAAAGAGCAGGGAGCCGAGGGAAGCGAGCAGGCCCGGTTCTCCGAATTTCTCTCCGAAAAACAGATCAGCCAGCTACAGCTGATGGGCTATACGCTGCAACAGGGGAAGCGGTTGGTCGAGGACAAGCAGGAGGCTGCCGATTCGAAGCCGTTGGTCGAAGCGGAAATTCAGTCGCTCAAGCAGCGCATCCAGGACATGCGCGAGGAGATGCGCGTTCAGTTTACCAAGCGCTCCAAGCTGTTGCAGAAGGTGAAAAAGCTGGAGGAGGAGCTCGCTCAGCGCGAGAAGCAATACGAGCGCTTATCCCGGCAGGAGCGGGAAGCGATCGAGCAGTTTGAGCAGGAGCTGGGCCAGTGGCTGGAGCGCTCGCTCAAGGAAACGCTGGCGGATGAGGAAGTGGATACATCTTTCGTGCAGGAACTGCTCACTGCCAGCCAGCGGTTCGCCAATCGCCGGTGGGGCAGCGACCTTGGCAAACTGCGCAGGCAGACGCTGGAACAATATCTGAAATGGATAGAAAAGCTGAAACGGCATCCCGACTTGCTCGCCTTTTTGGAAGAAGTAGGGCGGAATGTCCACCATTTTCGCATGAAGCGCAAGGAATTGCGGACGCGCCGCCTGCCGGACGAATACGACGACTTGCGGCAATCCGGCGATATCGCCCACATGCTGCCAAGCGAAGCCGCACTCTTGGCCGACCCGGATTACGAGAATTACTTTTACCTAAAGTGGCTGGAACAGAAGCTGATGACCTACGATACGGCCGGCTGGCAGGAAGAAGAGCCAAAAGGTCCTGTCATCTGCATGCTGGATACCTCCCACTCGATGAAAGGCAGCAAGCTGCGGCTGGCACAAATTTTTGTCATGACCTTTGCCGCAATCAGCCTGCTGGAGAAGCGAGATTTCCTGCTGATCCTGTTCGGCGCCAAAGGTGAGCTGAACGAACAGGCCCTGTATTATCGGCGGCCGGATTGGCCGGCCTTTTATTCGCTCGCGCAGATGGCTTTTGGCGGAGGCACTCATTTTGACGCACCGATGAAGCGCGCGATCCGGGTGATTGACGAGCAGCGGCAATTTCAGCGGGCAGACCTGGTGATGGTGACGGATGGCATCGGAGGAATATCGCCCTACGTACGCGACATGCTCGCCGAGTCGGGCCGAAAAAAGCATCTCAGGCTCCACACCCTGATCGTCGGTTCAGCCCGTCAGCATTTGGCACAGACCTACGATATCCTGGGCGTATCACATCAAGTGAGGTTTGCCGCCACCTGGGATATGACCGGCGAGGAGCAAACCGGGCTTCTGTTGGATGTATTTGCCTCGCGTCAGGCACAGGCCGCCACATGA